Part of the Salvia splendens chloroplast, complete genome genome, GACTGATATTCAAGAAAAAAGTATTCTAGAAAAGTTCATAGAATTAGACGAAATCGTCTTCTTGGAAGAAATGATCAAGGAATACTCGGAGACATATCTACAAAAGTTTCTTATAGGAATCCACAAAGAAACGATCCAATTAATCAAGATACACAACGAGGATCGTATCCATACAATTTTACACTTCTCGACAAATATAATCTGTTTTGTTATTCTAAGTTGTTATTCGATTTTAGGTAATGAAGAACTTATTATTCTTAACTCTTGGGCTCAGGAATTCCTATATAACTTAAGTGATACAGTAAAAGCCTTTTCAATTCTGTTATTAACCGATTTATGTATCGGATTTCATTCACCCCACGGCTGGGAACTAATGATTGGTTCTGTGTACAAAGATTTTGGATTTGGTCATAATGATCAAATTATATCTGGTCTTGTTTCCACTTTTCCGGTTATTCTCGATACTCTTTTTAAATATTGGATTTTTCGTTATTTAAATCGTGTATCTCCATCACTTGTAGTTATTTACCATTCAATGAATGATTGATAAATCATCAACCAATATTAATCCAATTAGAACGTTTCCTACTTTGTAGTTCTACATAAGTATTAAAAACATTCTATCCGGGTGGTTTTCAGACTATTTTTATACGTTATACTATAGTATTCCAGTAAAATGATTCCAATAAATAGCAGAATCGTGGATAGGAAACTATACTAGCGACCTACCCAACTTATTGTAGAAATTTTCAGACCAATGATTAGACCATGCAAACTAGAAATACTTTTTCTTGGATAAAGGAACATATTACTCCATTTATTTCCGTACCGCTCATGATATATATCATAGCTCGGGCACCCGTTTCAAGTGCATATCCGATTTTTGCACAGCAGGGTTATGAAAATCCACGAGAAGCGACTGGGCGTATTGTATGTGCCAATTGTCATTTAGCTAATAAGCCCGTGGATATTGAGGTTCCACAAACAGTACTTCCCGATACTGTATTTGAAGCAGTTGTTCGAATTCCTTATGATAAGCAAGTGAAACAAGTCCTTGCTAATGGTAAGAAAGGGGGTTTGAATGTGGGGGCTGTTCTTATTTTACCGGAGGGGTTTGAATTAGCTCCTTCCGATCGTATTTCTCCCGAAATGAAAGAAAAGGTAGGAAATTTGTCTTTTCAGAGCTACCGCCCTAATAAAAAAAATATTCTTGTAATAGGGCCTGTCCCCGGCCAGAAATATAGTGAAATCACCTTTCCTATTCTTTCCCCCGACCCCGCTACTAAGAAAGATGTTCACTTCTTAAAATATCCTATATATGTAGGAGGAAATAGGGGAAGGGGTCAGATTTATCCCGACGGAAGCAAGAGTAACAATACAGTTTATAATGCTACAGGGGCGGGTATAGTAAGCAAAATCATACGAAAAGAAAAAGGGGGATATGAAATAATCATAACAGATCCATCGGATGGACGTCAAGTGGTTGATATTATCCCTCCAGGACCAGAAGTTCTTGTTTCAGAGGGTGAATCCATCAAATTGGATCAACCATTAACGAGTAATCCTAATGTGGGTGGATTTGGTCAGGGGGATGCCGAAATAGTACTTCAAGATCCATTACGTGTCCAAGGCCTTTTGGTCTTCTTGGCATCTGTTATTTTGGCACAAATATTTTTAGTTCTTAAAAAGAAACAGTTCGAGAAGGTTCAATTGGCCGAAATGAATTTCTAGACTCGCGGATTTATCGACATCAGGTTCGTAAAAAGAACAAAATTTTTGTTGTCAATTTTATATGATCAAAAAAAATAAATTCTGAAAAACCTTTTATTTATTTGCTCTTTTTCTACCAACTTCGGGGACTCCCTTGTAGCGCAATCTTAGTCATAACGCACGCTTAGTCATAATAGGTAGATTTTTGTTTGAAGAAGACTATTTTATTTGACTTTATGGCTTTACCACCCTTTATCTTTGTTCAAATTGAATTGACAGGGCTGTGTTACTATTGCCATATTTCAATGCCATAAAATTGGGATAGAGATTAGCATAAATAAGCGGGGAATCGGATGAACCAGAAGCGTGGGGAACAAAAAATTCTAGGAGGCATTATTTGTTTTGTCTTCCTAGTCTTCGACACAAGAAAAGGAATTTTCCAAACCCCCCTTCTTGTGTCGAAAGAGTAATCTGTTTGTCAAAAACTCCTAGTCTTGTTTTCGTTTTTCCAGATGTATCGTAACTTTACTTTTTTTTTTCGATTTATTACGTATAATAAAATATATAAAGTAGTGGACAAACCATTGAGATACTCAAATCTAAAAAATATAGGGATAAGTAGGGTAAGAAAGAGTATCGAAAGTATTTGTGCGAGATCTAATCTACAGAAATAGAATCTGCAGAAATAAAAAATATAGAATAATTCTATATATAAAATAGAATTAGAATCCAGGAAATTGAGTGATTCCCCCTTTGTTCTAACTTGGAAAGTACCCATAGATACTATCAAGATCAAGGAAGAGGTGTTCTGAATCAACCAATGAAGTTCATTTTTCAAAAGCATCATCAGAAAAAATAGAATGGAGTTTTTTGAACCAGCAGAAAAAGAAATCCACTTTGTCATTTAGACAAAAAAAGACTCTGATTCTTAAGAACCCAACGGGCCCTTTCCCCTCGAATCAGACAAACTAAAGAAGGGAATCCCGTTGAGTTCCTACGCTTTCATGTCACAACTCCATTCATCCGATTACTACAGGGATGAACCTAATCCGGAATATGAACCATAAAAGAAAATGCCTACTAAACCGATCACAAGAATACCAGTTACAGTACCTATTATCCAAAGAGGAATCCTTCCAGTAGTATCGGCCATTTACTCCACTTCCCTCCAAATTTCATCAAGTGGTCGTGCTAGAGACATAAACAGTCAGGGATAATTATGAGATCCTTCCGAACGGGCTAAAAGAATGCCTAGAATTATTAGTTTTTTTCTTTCATTTGCCTAATTGAAAAAATAATTGGAAAATAAAACAGCAAGTACAAAAATGAGTAATAACCCCCAGTAGAGACTGGTACGATTCAATTCAACACTTTGTTCATTCGGGTTTGATTGTGTCATAGCTCTATAATTCGGGATTAGGTTTATCGTTGGATGAACTGCATTGCTGATATTGACCCCAAAAAAAAGACGGTAGGTACAGCCAGGCCATGAACAGCCAACCATCGTACTGTAAAAATAGGATAGGTTCGGTCTATAGTCATTTGATTAGGGCCTCCTAAAACGATCTACTAAATTCATCGAGTTGTTCCAAAGAATCAAAACGGCCAGTTATTAATGGAATTCCTTGTCGGCTCTCTGTGAAATACTCGTTTGGCCGAGGGCTTCCAAATACATCGTAAGCTAAACCGGTACTGACAAATAACCAACCCGCAATGAATAGGGAAGGTATAGTAATGCTATGAATGACCCAATATCGAATACTGGTAATAATATCCGCAAAAGAACGTTCTCCTGTGCTTCCAGACATGCTCAGCTCCACATATTCTTGTACAGTCAAAGGGGATCGATTCCGTAAAAGATGAGATCAGTAAAAGGCAATCACTGAAATGGGATCTTTGTAGGATCGTCAATATTGTACCAAGGGCATCTTTAGAGTATACCGAATCAGTATAGCTATGCTTCTTCTGACACAGCAATGCAATTTGAATCAGTATCGAAAGGAAATGCTAAAAGATTTATTTTTTCTTTTCCTTTACCTGTTGATGTAAAATGATGCTGTATTTAATATAAAATTCTTACAATGAAAGAGATTCTCATATTTCCACAATTCTATTTTAAGTGGATGCGAGATCTAGCAATTTATTTTTCATGGTTGTAGAGGCAGTTTTTGTTCGAATCCCTCCTTTTATTTTAATGAATTTTTTAATTGTCCGGTAACAAATATGATTCGATGAAAGAAAGTGAAGAAAAAATAAAATAAATGGAATCAATAGTTGTAATGAATTCTTGGATTGGATCTCAATCCAAATTTGGATCTAGCTACAAGGAAGAGGCTTTATTTTTAAATATCGAACGAAAAAATGGAAAACATAGTATTCCATAAAAATGGAATTCAAAATAATAATTCAAAAAGAGTTTCGTTTTTGAATGAAGTTACACGATCCAGTTCGTTTATTCTCGAAGGCTTGGTTGATAGGAATCGCGAGATGGCTAGATCTTAGAAATGAGGAAGCGGTTTCATTTTATATGCCTGTCACTTTCTCTTTGTTCCTGCTGTCTGTAATGATAGATGAATCAAAAATTTTCAATTGAACTTATTCTTTCAATTGGTATTTTTGTATATCTTCTTATTTTAGGAAAATGGAAACTTAGGTAAATGCTTTAGAAACATATGTATAAAAATACCAGATTTCATTTAGCCCCTTTATGCTTACTATAACCAGTTATTTTGGTTTTCTACTAGTGGCTTTAACTATAACTTCAGCTCTATTTATTGGTCTGAGCAAGATACGACTTATTTAAACTTTCTATTTAAAAGAAACTATTTAGAAAGGAAATCCTTCTGTGAGATTCTGTGTATTCTAGAGTTACTTACCATGTCAATTATCAATTCTTGGTCATTGAGATTCACATCAATTCGGATTAATATTTAGGTATAGATATTACCGCTTTTTTTCTCCTTTTCAAAAACAAAATTGAAATGATTGAAGTTTTTCTATTTGGAATCGTCTTAGGTCTAATTCCTATTACTTTGGCTGGATTATTCGTAACTGCATATTTACAATACAGGCGTGGCGATCAGTTGGACCTTTGATTAATTCAAATTTGATTGGCCTCCTCCTTTCTTTAATCCACAGGAGGTCCAATTTGAATTGTTGTGCAAGCGACTGAATTCATTTCATTTTAATTGGATCCATGAAGAAAAAATCACGCTCTGTAGGATTTGAACCCACGACATCGGGTTTTGGAGACCCACGTTCTACCGAACTGAACTAAGAGCGCTTTCTTATCAGAATAGAAAAGAATGTAAAGAAAAGATTCTTTTTTTTTTAAAGAATCCATTTTTATTTTATATGCATATATGCTATAGTTTCATAAAAATGAACGATTCCGCGCAACGCAATTTGAACCGATCTTCGTTGATTCCTCGTTACTGCTCAAAGGGTCAGTAATAGGTAGGGATGACAGGATTTGAACCTGTGACATTTTGTACCCAAAACAAACGCGCTACCAAGCTGCGCCACATCCCTTCAATTGTTCTACAGTATAATTGTAGAGAATTCCTGTCTTGTTTTCCACATCCCTATTTACTGCATTGAGAAACAAAGTTTTCTGACCATTTCGTCTTTTTTTGGCCTCATTTAACATTTTTTAACATATAATAATAAGAAAGGGAAATCTTATGGATCGTTGTACATTTCAATTGGAATTAGGGATTCCGTGTACAACTCTAAGTAACCCTTAACTACATATACATCTGATTATATATGCTTTATGTATTAAAATAAAAAAAAGGAGGTTTTTCAATGCGAGATCTAAAAACATATCTCTCCGTGGCCCCAGTACTAAGTACGCTATGGTTCGGGGCTTTAGCAGGTCTATTGATAGAGATTAATCGTTTTTTCCCCGATGCGTTGACATTCCCCTTTTTTTCATTATAGCTATTGACACCGGAAGGAATGAAGAAGATTAGAAATACAATCAAATACCTTTGACTAATCCCCCCTTATTTTCTCTTTTTTCCCTTTTTTTCTAATTTAGAATAAGGGATGAAAGAGAAAGAATAAAAGTGGATTCAACCTCTGCGAGACTCAGTCTCAAACTCGAATTAAAAAAATGAAAGGTGGGGGTAGAGTAGGAAAGTCGCGGTCTAGGGCAAGAATACAAGATCTTTAACTGCCCTTCGGATTTAAATAGATTTTTGAACTCATTGTCTTACTTATTATTTATTATGTATGACTTTGGGCTTTGATTTCATTTATTTTTATCTTTTAAAGGTGGATTTCAAGTTAATAACTTCTATTTTTTCCTTCCTTTCTTTTTCTTCATTTCGAATTAAAATAGAAGAGTTGAGTAAATCAAAAATCCAAAGGAGGTTCATGGCCAAGAAGAAAGGTGCGCGGGTAACGGTCATTTTGGAATGTACCAGTTGTATACAAAACGGTGTTAAGAAGGTATCAACGGGTATTTCCAGATATATTACTCAAAAGAATCGGCACAATACGCCCAATCGATTAGAATTGAGAAAATTCTGTCCCTATTGTTACAAACATACGATTCATGGGGAAATAAAGAAATAGATTGAACCAAGGATGTCTTATCCTTGAAAGGGGAGAAAAATGACATTATATAGAACACATTGAAATTGAAATAGAAGATATTGCATTTAAATAAAAAGAATCCTATTTGTAGTTCAAATGACAATTAAGGAATAGGATTTTCGGGATAAGAAATAAACTAAACAAACAAACCATGGATAAATCCAAGCGACCCTTTCTTAAATCCAAGCGATCTTTTCGTAGGCGTTTGCCCCCGATTCAATTGGGGGATCGAATTGATTATAGAAACATGAGTTTAATTAGTCGATTTATTAGTGAACAGGGAAAAATCTTATCTAGACGAGTGAATAGATTGACCTTGAAACAACAACGATTAATTACTATTGCTATAAAACAAGCTCGTATTTTATCTTTGTTACCCTTTCTTAATAATGAGAAACAATTTGAAAGAATTGAGTCGACTACTAGAACTACCGGTCTTAGAACCAGAAATAAATAGGCTTGTTTTTTGTTCACTTCAATCAGAATTCCAATCCGAACTCAAACATGGATTCGTTTTTTTTTTTTGACAAATCTTAGAATCCAGATTTTTGTGTCGTAAAAAAAAAAACGAATCGGAAAAAAATATTTTTTTATTGAACGTGTTCATTCATTTTGACTACTTTAAGCGCATTCTCAGAGTCATTTTGACTCCAACTCCACCCTCCCGGAGTGCATTCTCCGGGGAACCTCATTTAAATTATTTCGGTGTATTCTTTCCAATCCACTTTTTCTCTAATTTCGTTGGAAATCATATAAAGACAATTCCTATTTGATATAGCTATTTGGGCCAGTATTTTACGATTAAGAAGCAACTGCCTCTTATATAAATCATGTATTAATTTACTATAACTATAGGATACTCCCTTTTCTCGAATTACTGCGTTTATCCGAGTGATCCACAAACGGCGAAAATTTCTCTTTTGCTTATCCCTATCCCGATGAGCTGAAACCAAAGCTCTTATTTTCTGTTGAGTAATAGTTCGAGTAAGTCTTGAATGAGACCCTCGAAAACTTGATGCAAATAAACGAATTTTTGTTCTACGTTTTCGGGCTATATATCCGCGTTTAACTCTAGTCATTGAATAAATAAAATTTTGACAAATAACTAATTGATTTTTTCTTTCAGTTATTATTTTTACCGTCCTGGCCTATTAATAACCAAACGGATTTTTCCAATGTATAAAATAAAAATTCCAATGGCTTTGGCTACTATAACCTTCCCGACCACGATTTTTTGGTATTTTACTGCGAAATAGCAAAGAAATAATAAAATTTCTTTTGCTAGGTGTCAAAAATTTAGTAAAAAAAAAAGAAATAGAAATTAAATGAATAAAGAAAAAGTGGGTTTCCTCGTTTCTATGGTTACTTCTTAAACGGCGAGGTCTTCTCTATACACCGGAGCCTTTGGCTTCATTTAATATTTCATCAATGTTATTGGTAACTTGTATAGTTCACACCACACTCTTTGGCTCTACCCATGAATTATCCAGTAATAGGTCTTTCACAAGGAGACCCACCTATACAGTAACGGTATTTAATTATGAAAGTTTGCTGGGTAGCTGACCCTCGTAGTCCGTTCTTGAACGAGCGAGAACTTCATTTTTATGTTTTTTTTTATTTTTAATTTCAATAAGATTTTTCCGCTTAATGGATAACCATTTGCTACCAATGGAGAATTGTTTCTCATCTTAAATTAAGGTGATTGGATTTGCACCAATAGAAACCATAAACTTTCTACAGAATAGAAGGATAGATTTGCTTATTTTTAGATAGTGAATGGAGTCCCTTCTTCCATTCTATCCTATTCACTGGTACTGATCATTCATACTGGAAGCGGTTTTCTTGGCTTTTATGTGTCAGCTCATGATCTAAACGAGTCGCACATACACCCTAGTACATGTTCCTCGACGCTGAGGACACCCCCGAAGAGCGGGGGATTTCGTGACATTTCGAATGGGCTGTCTTGTATTTCTAATAAGTTGTTTAATAGTTGGCATGTTGAATCATATACATAATGGGCTGGTTTAGATTGATCCTAACCGGATTTTTTTATTTAATATTTATATAGTCAACTTATAGATAAAATTTCAAATCACTGATTTGCACAAAATCCATTTTTTTCATTCAACTGCTACAAGATCAACAATTCCATAAGCTCGGGCTTCTGTTGCTGACATAAAAACATCTCTTTCCATGTCTTCAGATACAACCCATAAAGGTTTGCCCGTCCTTTGTACATAAACCTTTGTGAGGGTTTCGCGTAGTTTCAGTAGTTCTTCCGCTTCCAGGATAAATTCTCCTGTTTGTGCTTCATAAAAAGAACTAGCAGGTTGATGGATCATTACCCTGATAATAGTTCTATCTGGTGTGATGAAAGAAACAGAAAAGAAAGATAAAGAAAAATAGGAAAAAGGATAAAATTGAACAACCGTACGGGCATTATCTTTTATGCATTGCATACGGCTCTATAATGAAATTAACCCCTACTTCCCGTCCAAGAAAGATAAAAAGAAAATCTATCAACCCCAGACGGGTAAATGATCAAAATGCCACCCTTCTTTTTTTTCGGAGAAGTTCAAAAATACTATGATGGCTCCGCTGCTTTCTATTTTAAAATGGATTCTTTTTTTTGTCTTTGATTCAGCAATCCCAAAGTTTCGTTTTGAGCTAACCAAAAAAGGAAATTTGGTTTTTTTCGCACTCTTTTTTTATAACTTAAATATTGTTAAGAGCCCATTGGTGTGAAAACAAACAAGTTTGTGACGCTGAATTGGACTTCCGATAGATAAGAGAAAGTCGGAAATATCTTTTATCTCATACTACTCTCTCGATACATAATCAAATCTTTTGAAAAAAAAAAATTCATATCGAATTCGAAGTGCCATGCTATTATTACTTAATATTCGTCTGGCGAAGGCATAGTTTTCTTTTTTCTCTCAAATAAAAAAACTTCATTGGCGCCAAGCGTGAGGGAATGCTAGACGTTTGGTAATTTCTCCTCCAACCAGAATAAAAGATCCCATTGACGCGGCCAATCCCATGCATATTGTATGGACTTCTGGTCGTACAAATTGCATAGTATCATAAATGGCTACTCCGGGAATTACCCATCCGCCAGGAGAGTTTATAAACAAATAAAGATCTTTGGTCTCATCCTCGATACTGAGATATACCATAAGACCAATAAGTTGATTCGAGATCTCGCTATCAACCTCTTGGCCTAAAAAAAGTAATCTTTCTCGATAAAGTCGGTTGAGTAGGGTAAAATTTATCCCTTAGGAACCGTACATGCACCTTTTGATGCATACGGTTCAAAAAAAATAGCGAAGAAAAGAATCAATGTATAGATTCCAGCCCTCTTTCTTTTATTTTTCGAGCTTTTCTACCTTTTTAATGAAAGGGCTTTTTCTTAGATTTTTCAAAAAAAAAATGAATTTTGATTTCTTCTTTGATAATATAAAAAGGGGGTAAATAAACTTATCGAATTTACTTCTCATTGATGTATTCTTTCATCGAAATTCAATCCAAATCGCGATGATATTTTCTTGTTCCTGACTGGGCTTCTTTCATCTTTTTAGGTTTATGCTCTACTCCGGGTAAAGATATGCCCGATTTGGATTTGCACATATAGGACAAACCCTCCCATCACCATTTCTTGTTGTTATGACTTTACAAATAATCATTTATGAGACACGTAGTAATCATAAATATATTACCAATTGGGTTTTTCTAAACGGAGTCTGGATACCTCATTTTTTTCGTCCACAGCCAAAACCAACCATAAATTATTCTAATTGATATAATTCTATGAATTCCCCCAAAGAATGCATTTAATTGCAGTTCACGCTCCAATTTTTCGATGATTCAATTTCTCTTTCTTGGGCGAAACAGAGGATATCTCGGTCGGGGGAGAGAACGGGGAAATCCCATATGACCCAATATATCTGACAAGTCGCACTATACGTCAACCCAAGATGAATCTTCCTCTCCAGGACTTCGGAAAGGCACTTTTGGAACACCAATAGGCATGGATTGAAAGAAAAAATGAAATACTATATTTCACTTTGATGTGGAAACGTAACAATATGGTTTTATTGTCTTTATAATATTGACTTTATCATATTTATTTTTTCCATAGATTAGAAAAATTTAGAAAGAAATACAAAATAAATAAAGGAAAATTTTTACGAATAGATCCTTCTAATGATAAATGAAGGATGGACACATTTACTCATAGAAAATGGTATCAATCCACCATTGCATATTGGTACTTATCGAGTATAGAATAAATCTGCTTCTCTTTGTTCTTACGAACAGAATTCTTCCATTATTACGAATAGAATATAGAATCCTAACCCTTGTTAGGAAGTAATCTACTTAACAGGGGAAGTCTATAGGATAGTCATAGTATAACCTTTCCAATGCAATAAAGTTACGTAGTGTCTATTTTTCTTCGATAAAGGGGTATTTTCCATGGGTTTGCCTTGGTATCGTGTTCATACCGTTGTATTGAATGATCCCGGCCGGTTGCTTTCCGTTCATATAATGCATACAGCTCTGGTTGCTGGTTGGGCGGGCTCGATGGCTTTGTATGAATTAGCAGTTTTTGATCCTTCTGACCCTATTCTTGATCCAATGTGGAGACAGGGTATGTTCGTTATACCCTTCATGACTCGTTTAGGAATAACCAATTCATGGGGGGGTTGGAGTATCACAGGAGGAACTGTAACGAATCCGGGGATTTGGAGTTACGAAGGTGTAGCTGGGGCACATATTGTGTTTTCTGGCTTATGCTTTTTGGCAGCTATCTGGCATTGGGTCTATTGGGATCTAGAAATCTTTTCTGATGAACGTACAGGAAAACCCTCTTTGGATTTGCCCAAGATCTTTGGAATTCATTTATTTCTCTCCGGGTTGGCTTGCTTTGGTTTTGGTGCATTTCATGTAACAGGTCTGTATGGCCCTGGAATATGGGTGTCCGATCCTTATGGACTAACGGGAAGAGTACAGCCTGTAAATCCGTCGTGGGGCGTGGAAGGTTTTGATCCTTTTGTTCCGGGAGGAATAGCTTCTCATCATATTGCAGCAGGTACACTGGGCATATTAGCGGGTCTATTCCATCTTAGCGTTCGACCGCCACAACGTCTATACAAAGGATTACGTATGGGAAATATTGAAACTGTACTCTCCAGTAGTATCGCAGCTGTCTTTTTTGCAGCTTTTGTTGTTGCTGGAACTATGTGGTATGGTTCAGCAACTACTCCCATCGAATTGTTTGGTCCCACTCGTTATCAATGGGATCAGGGTTATTTCCAGCAAGAGATATATCGAAGAGTTAGCGCCGGGCTAGCCGAAAATCAAAGTTTATCAGAAGCCTGGTCTAAAATTCCTGAAAAATTAGCTTTTTATGATTATATCGGCAATAATCCGGCAAAAGGAGGATTATTCAGGGCAGGCTCAATGGATAACGGAGATGGAATAGCGGTAGGATGGTTAGGACATCCTATCTTTAGAGATAAAGAAGGGCGTGAGCTTTTTGTACGTCGTATGCCCACCTTTTTTGAAACATTTCCAGTCGTTTTGGTAGACGGCGATGGGATTGTTAGAGCGGATGTGCCTTTTAGAAGGGCAGAATCCAAGTATAGTGTTGAACAAGTAGGTGTAACCGTTGAGTTTTATGGTGGCGAACTTAATGGAGTCAGTTATAGTGATCCTGCTACTGTGAAAAAATATGCTAGACGTGCTCAATTAGGTGAAATTTTTGAATTAGATCGTGCGACTTTGAAATCCGATGGTGTTTTTCGTAGCAGTCCAAGGGGTTGGTTTACTTTTGGGCATGCTTCGTTTGCTTTGCTCTTCTTCTTCGGACACATTTGGCATGGTGCTAGAACCTTGTTCAGAGATGTTTTTGCCGGCATTGACCCCGATTTGGATGCTCAAGTAGAATTTGGCGCATTCCAAAAACTTGGGGATCCAACTACAAGAAGACAGGCAGTCTGATACAAGACCACTTTGGCATTTTCCCCTTCTATTTTTTCTATTTTCTTTTTGGGGGGATTTTACATAGAGTACCGGAGTGAATTTGAATCACCGCTTTTTTATTTTTGCTCTTTCAAGATGATTCCCAAAAAGAAAATGAAAAAAAAACGAACAAGTAGGAAAGCTATAATTGTAAACCACGATCGAATTTATGGAAGCATTGGTTTATACATTCCTTTTAGTCTCGACTCTAGGGATCATTTTTTTCGCTATTTTTTTTCGAGAACCGCCTAAAGTTCCAACTAAAAAGTAAAATGATTTTTCATTATCTCCATTGAAGTAATGAGCCTCCCAGCATTGGGAGGCTCATTACTTCAACTAGTCCCCGTGTTCCTCGAATGGATCTCTTAGTTGTTGAGAAGGTTGCCCAAAAGCGGTATATAAGGCGTACCCGGTAAAACTTACAAGTAAACCAGATATAAAAATGGCGACTAGGGTTGCTGTTTCCATTATGATTATATAATTTCAAGACCCCAACGTATCTATCATAAGATCGTTTATTTACAACAGAATCGTATACAAAGTCAACAGATCTCAATGAATAGAATAGGATTTATGGCTACACAAACTGTTGAGAACAGTTCTAGATCGGGTCCAAGACGAACTACTGTAGGGAGTTTATTAAAACCATTGAATTCGGAATATGGTAAAGTAGCTCCCGGGTGGGGAACGACTCCATTGATGGGTGTCGCAATGGCTCTATTTGCGGTATTTCTATCTATTATTTTGGAGATTTATAATTCTTCCGTTTTATTGGATGGAATTTCAATGAATTAAATCTATAAGAATTACAAAGTCCTAGCTTTTTTAATTTTTGAATAAAAAATAAATAAGTTAGAACTCAATTTAATGGCTTATTCTATTTTGGTAGTTCGATCGTGGAATTTATTTCTTTCTGTATTTCCGGAATATGAGTGTGTGACTTGTTATAATTGATTCTATTGATAGTACAGAGGCTAGATCTGTCACCTTGATAAAGATGGTTCTACTTCGTCGGATATTTATTC contains:
- the petL gene encoding cytochrome b6/f complex subunit VI, giving the protein MLTITSYFGFLLVALTITSALFIGLSKIRLI
- the rps18 gene encoding ribosomal protein S18, which gives rise to MDKSKRPFLKSKRSFRRRLPPIQLGDRIDYRNMSLISRFISEQGKILSRRVNRLTLKQQRLITIAIKQARILSLLPFLNNEKQFERIESTTRTTGLRTRNK
- the clpP gene encoding clp protease proteolytic subunit encodes the protein MPIGVPKVPFRSPGEEDSSWVDVYNRLYRERLLFLGQEVDSEISNQLIGLMVYLSIEDETKDLYLFINSPGGWVIPGVAIYDTMQFVRPEVHTICMGLAASMGSFILVGGEITKRLAFPHARVMIHQPASSFYEAQTGEFILEAEELLKLRETLTKVYVQRTGKPLWVVSEDMERDVFMSATEARAYGIVDLVAVE
- the cemA gene encoding envelope membrane protein — protein: MAKKKAFTPLLYLASIVFLPWWISLSFTKSMESWVINWANIGQSEIFLTDIQEKSILEKFIELDEIVFLEEMIKEYSETYLQKFLIGIHKETIQLIKIHNEDRIHTILHFSTNIICFVILSCYSILGNEELIILNSWAQEFLYNLSDTVKAFSILLLTDLCIGFHSPHGWELMIGSVYKDFGFGHNDQIISGLVSTFPVILDTLFKYWIFRYLNRVSPSLVVIYHSMND
- the psbJ gene encoding photosystem II protein J translates to MADTTGRIPLWIIGTVTGILVIGLVGIFFYGSYSGLGSSL
- the psbF gene encoding photosystem II cytochrome b559 beta subunit translates to MTIDRTYPIFTVRWLAVHGLAVPTVFFLGSISAMQFIQR
- the rpl20 gene encoding ribosomal protein L20, with amino-acid sequence MTRVKRGYIARKRRTKIRLFASSFRGSHSRLTRTITQQKIRALVSAHRDRDKQKRNFRRLWITRINAVIREKGVSYSYSKLIHDLYKRQLLLNRKILAQIAISNRNCLYMISNEIREKVDWKEYTEII
- the rpl33 gene encoding ribosomal protein L33 yields the protein MAKKKGARVTVILECTSCIQNGVKKVSTGISRYITQKNRHNTPNRLELRKFCPYCYKHTIHGEIKK
- the petG gene encoding cytochrome b6/f complex subunit V; the protein is MIEVFLFGIVLGLIPITLAGLFVTAYLQYRRGDQLDL
- the psbL gene encoding photosystem II protein L; this translates as MTQSNPNEQSVELNRTSLYWGLLLIFVLAVLFSNYFFN
- the petA gene encoding cytochrome f; amino-acid sequence: MQTRNTFSWIKEHITPFISVPLMIYIIARAPVSSAYPIFAQQGYENPREATGRIVCANCHLANKPVDIEVPQTVLPDTVFEAVVRIPYDKQVKQVLANGKKGGLNVGAVLILPEGFELAPSDRISPEMKEKVGNLSFQSYRPNKKNILVIGPVPGQKYSEITFPILSPDPATKKDVHFLKYPIYVGGNRGRGQIYPDGSKSNNTVYNATGAGIVSKIIRKEKGGYEIIITDPSDGRQVVDIIPPGPEVLVSEGESIKLDQPLTSNPNVGGFGQGDAEIVLQDPLRVQGLLVFLASVILAQIFLVLKKKQFEKVQLAEMNF
- the psaJ gene encoding photosystem I subunit IX, which translates into the protein MRDLKTYLSVAPVLSTLWFGALAGLLIEINRFFPDALTFPFFSL
- the psbE gene encoding photosystem II cytochrome b559 alpha subunit encodes the protein MSGSTGERSFADIITSIRYWVIHSITIPSLFIAGWLFVSTGLAYDVFGSPRPNEYFTESRQGIPLITGRFDSLEQLDEFSRSF